A genome region from Trichosurus vulpecula isolate mTriVul1 chromosome 5, mTriVul1.pri, whole genome shotgun sequence includes the following:
- the LOC118850653 gene encoding 17-beta-hydroxysteroid dehydrogenase type 6-like isoform X2, whose product MWLYVACLIGLYYLFRWYRERQVVSNLRDKYVFITGCDSGFGNLLAKQLDLRGLRVLAACLTEKGAEQLRRETSDRVETVILDVTKTESITAAAQWVKERVGNKDVCTELMTKENLMKTMNINLFGVIEVTMSMLQMVKRARGRIVNVSSIMGRVAFCSVAYCCSKHGVEAFSDCLRLDVQPFGVKVCVVEPGYFKTNLTNVQKLQECSENSWNKGPVEVKESYGQEFFEKLLIRNKNSLQKCSTNLHLVTDCMEHALTSHYPRYRYSAGWDAQFFFIPLSYLPTVLSDYVWSANNPKPAHAV is encoded by the exons ATGTGGCTTTACGTGGCCTGCCTCATTGGCCTGTATTATTTGTTTCGCTGGTACCGGGAGAGGCAGGTGGTGAGTAACCTTAGAGACAAATATGTCTTTATCACTGGCTGCGACTCTGGATTTGGGAACCTGCTGGCTAAGCAGCTGGACCTTCGAGGCCTGAGAGTGCTAGCGGCCTGTCTGACAGAGAAAGGGGCTGAGCAGCTGAGGCGTGAGACTTCAGACAGGGTAGAGACAGTGATCCTGGATGTGACCAAGACTGAGAGCATCACTGCAGCGGCCCAGTGGGTGAAGGAGCGTGTGGGAAATAAAG ATGTTTGTACTGAGTTGATGACCAAAGAGAACCTTATGAAGACAATGAATATAAACCTGTTTGGAGTAATTGAGGTGACAATGAGCATGCTGCAAATGGTGAAGCGAGCCAGGGGGAGGATTGTCAATGTCTCTAGCATCATGGGGAGAGTTGCTTTCTGTTCAGTAGCCTACTGCTGTTCCAAGCATGGAGTGGAAGCTTTTTCAGATTGTCTGCG GCTTGACGTTCAGCCATTTGGGGTGAAAGTCTGCGTGGTTGAGCCAGGCTATTTCAAAACGAACCTTACCAATGTTCAGAAGCTCCAAGAGTGTTCAGAAAATTCTTGGAATAAAGGCCCAGTGGAAGTCAAAGAAAGCTATGGACAAGAATTCTTTGAGAAAC TTCTCATCCGTAACAAAAACTCACTGCAAAAGTGTAGTACGAATTTGCACCTGGTAACTGACTGTATGGAACATGCGCTGACATCGCATTACCCTCGCTATCGCTATTCAGCTGGCTGGGATGCTCAGTTCTTCTTTATTCCCTTGTCCTATTTGCCCACAGTACTGTCAGATTATGTATGGTCTGCAAATAATCCAAAACCTGCACATGCTGTCTAA
- the LOC118850653 gene encoding 17-beta-hydroxysteroid dehydrogenase type 6-like isoform X1: MWLYVACLIGLYYLFRWYRERQVVSNLRDKYVFITGCDSGFGNLLAKQLDLRGLRVLAACLTEKGAEQLRRETSDRVETVILDVTKTESITAAAQWVKERVGNKGLWGLVNNAGAVFPDVCTELMTKENLMKTMNINLFGVIEVTMSMLQMVKRARGRIVNVSSIMGRVAFCSVAYCCSKHGVEAFSDCLRLDVQPFGVKVCVVEPGYFKTNLTNVQKLQECSENSWNKGPVEVKESYGQEFFEKLLIRNKNSLQKCSTNLHLVTDCMEHALTSHYPRYRYSAGWDAQFFFIPLSYLPTVLSDYVWSANNPKPAHAV; encoded by the exons ATGTGGCTTTACGTGGCCTGCCTCATTGGCCTGTATTATTTGTTTCGCTGGTACCGGGAGAGGCAGGTGGTGAGTAACCTTAGAGACAAATATGTCTTTATCACTGGCTGCGACTCTGGATTTGGGAACCTGCTGGCTAAGCAGCTGGACCTTCGAGGCCTGAGAGTGCTAGCGGCCTGTCTGACAGAGAAAGGGGCTGAGCAGCTGAGGCGTGAGACTTCAGACAGGGTAGAGACAGTGATCCTGGATGTGACCAAGACTGAGAGCATCACTGCAGCGGCCCAGTGGGTGAAGGAGCGTGTGGGAAATAAAG GACTCTGGGGCCTCGTGAATAATGCAGGAGCTGTCTTTCCAGATGTTTGTACTGAGTTGATGACCAAAGAGAACCTTATGAAGACAATGAATATAAACCTGTTTGGAGTAATTGAGGTGACAATGAGCATGCTGCAAATGGTGAAGCGAGCCAGGGGGAGGATTGTCAATGTCTCTAGCATCATGGGGAGAGTTGCTTTCTGTTCAGTAGCCTACTGCTGTTCCAAGCATGGAGTGGAAGCTTTTTCAGATTGTCTGCG GCTTGACGTTCAGCCATTTGGGGTGAAAGTCTGCGTGGTTGAGCCAGGCTATTTCAAAACGAACCTTACCAATGTTCAGAAGCTCCAAGAGTGTTCAGAAAATTCTTGGAATAAAGGCCCAGTGGAAGTCAAAGAAAGCTATGGACAAGAATTCTTTGAGAAAC TTCTCATCCGTAACAAAAACTCACTGCAAAAGTGTAGTACGAATTTGCACCTGGTAACTGACTGTATGGAACATGCGCTGACATCGCATTACCCTCGCTATCGCTATTCAGCTGGCTGGGATGCTCAGTTCTTCTTTATTCCCTTGTCCTATTTGCCCACAGTACTGTCAGATTATGTATGGTCTGCAAATAATCCAAAACCTGCACATGCTGTCTAA